The genomic window AGTGCTTAGCCATCACTTTTAAAAAGACTAGGAGGAGTTCCATTCCTTTGGGCCAGACTTTAAAGACAGCAGACATCCATACCTGTATGCACACCGACCACAAAAGGGGATGTGTGCCTGCCCTGGGTCAGCTCAGTTCCAAGCCCTACATTACGGTGTCTGTGCATAAGggcactgaagcacagaggGCAGTAGGACAGCACGACACGGCTACGTTTGGAAGCATCACTGCCATCATTGCCAAGCTATCAAACTACAAATCGCCAGCTGcgatttcatttcagaaggcACCCCACCAGTGCTAGCCAGGTCTCAGGTTATGTCTGCCTGCATCCCACCTGCCACCCTCTCGACTGCTGGGCACCCAGCCGGCCCCTGGAGACGGCGGCTGAGCCCAGGGATTGCGGGAAAGCCCGCAACAAAGGGTTTCGGCAGCAGATGGCAGCACACGGTCACGGGTGAGACTGAGTTTAACACTGGTCCCGAGCGTCACCAGCCCAGCCAGACTCGCGGATCAGGCTTGGGAGGGCAGGGAGTGCCACATCTCTGTACATGCCTAACACACTAGGCTCAACACAAAGGCTGCAAGTTACAGGCGGCTCCCTCCTTTAGGCAGTGTCTCTTCAGACTGCTTCAAGGCTTGAAAAGCCAGTCGACTAAGCaaggcagctgcctctgcctcaACACGCAGGAGCTGCCATCCTGCAATgcctgggaaagaaaagggagagcAGGCCACTGGAAGTTACCTGTCTGGCCTGCCCCAAACAAAAGTGATGCAAGAAATCCACCACAGGATCCCAGCAGTGACTGGAAAACATAGCTCTGGTCAGGAGCCACTACACGGTCCAGCCGTTGCTCTCTGATCTTCCTATGCTCAGCTTCAAGGAACGTCCATcagagccccagctctgggtggGGACATACAGCTATAGGTAATGGCAGGTGGCAAAATTAAGCTATCATCCTGCAATGGGCTTTCCCTGACCATTAGCACGGACAGAGCTATTACCTTGGAAGAAAGAGACCAGTAACAGTCTCCAGAGTGAGAATCTATTGTTCACATAATGTAACGAGCACTCAACAGACTACCTAGACCTTGAGGCATTACAATCTGTGTTAACCACTTGGGCCACGGTGCTCTGCTTACCTACGTTAACAGCCCAGTTGCTCTTCCTCCTAGAACCTTATAGGTTTATGCTGATTTAACAGGATGAGTTCAGATTCAGATCTTTTTACCTCATGATCAAAGGTCAGGAAGACCTTGGGGCTTTTGGtttcctgtttggttttttttttttatttcctccaaTGTACAACCCTTCCTCTCCATTTCTTCAGGAGTCCACACACAGCATCAAGGTTTTGTGAAATCTGGCAGGTTTGTGTCTGCAATCTGCACTGTGTGGCTGTGGCAAGAGCAGTTCCTGCATGGCTGTGAGACATGAAGTCACAGAATGTAGAATACAATTAATGGGAGAAGGGGTGGAGAAACACATCCCACCTCAACTACAGCTCCCGCAGAAGAACTGACAACCAAAAACCAGATAAAACTGGGATCTTCCCTTTGACATTAGTTTCCTGATTCTATGTGCTACAGTCTGTCTCCCAAttggaagaaagggaagaagacTTGCACAAGACCCACTAAGCTGTGCATTCTAGCAGGCCTTGCTGTGAGGAAAGGTATGATCTCCACACAGGACTAAGCTCTCCCTCATGAACTATTTCCCAGTCTTCTGTGCTTCTTTATGCACAAACAGAAGTATATCCCAGCACTTCCCTTAGGTGAACCTCATCTGAAAATCCTCCTGCTCTGGAGAAAGACTTTTTTAGGTTTTTCAACTCTTTTTGCTGCAAGTACCTACTGAAAGGTCTGAGAAGCTCCACCATAGCTTACGGGTAAAATGCTTCATCTTCTCCTTGCCAGGACCTATACAACATACCCATCCTATTCATCAAAATAGGGTCTTGCTCctaaagctgaaaaaatgtcttttttttcccagccacTACAGATACTAGAATGGTTTACAATTCAAACAGCTGATTTAAAAGGTTAAGACTTCTCATCTTTACCCAGGCCACAAGACTTCTGCTGTACTTTCAACACAGCCATATGCACAGCTTTGCTGTCTGGCAGAGGAACATGGAGCAAGCATGCTGTGCAAGATGGCTGCAAGCAGCTTGACAGAACAATGTCAGGGCCCTGAGCATATTCTCCACTTCCTGGGGGATTGGCTGCCTGGACTGAGGTCCAGCTTAAGTAATAGAGGTCTTTGGCTTTGAGAAAGCTCAGCAACATTGTCCTTATCATAGCCAAGTCTCTCACCTTTGGTCCCTGCCTGAGCTAGCACAGCCATGCCTGGCCATGTCCCTGTCTGGCCACATACCCTGCTGATCTAAATCCTAATCCTGACCTGCTCTGATCTTTGTGCTTAGGTACATCAGGACTACTCCTTTGCTGGTGAGGCCActgcccctgcctgccctgctatGACTCAGCTTCCTGCTTCCTCTCTTTCCAAGCAGCCTCTCCTTGCTGCCCCTAACAAAGGGCCCACTCAGCTCACCTTGCCCATCTCTGCAGTAGGCAGAGACTGTTTCCCATCTACCAGCACGGAAAGAATTGTTTCTGAAAATATCCACAGGCTGTAGAAGCCTTTAATGTCTGAAATGCTAAATATCAGGGCAACCAAGTTTTCTCACTTGCTTGTTTTATCCATACTCTTATCAAGGCCCCACAGTCAGGCCTGTTTCCATGTTGTTGATTCATGTTTGCTATTGTGTGAGTTTTTTTATCCCATTTGGAACAGCCATGTCATTTTTGTGTCCTTCTTCCACACTCCTACCTCTTTGCCCAGACAGAGCCTGAACCCATCACTCCTGAAGTTGCTCTTGTCCAGTCTGCACGCCACAACACAAATGCAGGGTAAGTACGCTGTGAGGATCTTGCTAGAGACATGAAGACCTTCAACCTAGAGGCTTCCAAATCAAAAACAATTTTGACAACTTAGAAGACTCATGACATTCTTTTCCCCAGTATTACTTGTTTAATTACCATTTGCACCAGTACATCTTATGctttatatacatatatctttaatttttgcttcttcAGCTTTTCAAATACATAATATATTATCTCCAGAATACTAAGACAATACAGAAGAGGCTCCTAGTTAGTTGTTAATTGGTGCCATGAACTTCCTTGGTTGGGGAATTGATACATAGTTGAAATGACAGGACCTCACAAGGATGTGagcaaacaaaaagacaaagaaaacaaaatgccaACCCAGCAGAGTCTGTGACTTCGCTTGCAGACTACAGCCATCCACAAATTCAGGAGGCAGGGAGCTGAAGTACAGTGAGACCGCAGCAGTGACTATGCAGGCAGgggagggctggcagggggAAACACCAAGAGAGCCAGGGAATCAGGGTTAAATGACtacttaaaatacatccaaGAGCAGTTTGGTCCCCACTTCTGCAAGTGGAACTGCAGCAGCTTTAGAGCTATTTCAAGAATGTTGCTCCCCAGAGGGATGGTCTAAGTGAAACTGTCTCCAAAATGCCCTCAAGTGTAGCCAGACAAAAATGACAAGAGACCTTTGTCAGTACAAGGTGCATATGTCTAActactcttttaaaaaaaagcctcacCAGAAAATTTTTGCCCAAAGGGAAAAATTTCCTTGCTAAGGTGTGCTAGAGACACAGAAGTGTTGCTGTGTTGAGTGTTCAGAACAGGAAGAAGCCTTCCAGCAAAGCACCAAAGCCCTAGTGTTCCAGTAAGTGGGTACAGTTGTCCAAGAGTCACTGAGACCACCTTCCCAGCTAGTGTTTTGGCTTCTGAGCCAGCATGAAGGGTAGCAATTCAGCATTGTGAGGTTTCTGGCCTGCCCTGTGAGTTCGCCCAGAGTAATCAACACTTACACCCCAGATCACATCCACAGCTGCTGAAGTACTGTCCACACTGAAGGGCCTCAGAAAACTCTCCcaaagaaaaaagtagaaagtCATGGCCTTTTACCTCTAACTCCCTTAACCACATAAGAAATAGAGGGGGCTTggacacattaaaaaaaaaaaaaaaaatctaagtcCCAATAACCAGCTCACATCCCTGAAAGTTGGATTGAAAGAAAAGTCATAATAAGGAACACAGGTGGGAGAATTTTGCTCCCACAGATCTCAGGATTGAGCCTACTATATATTTCTTGAGTtgaaaaggggaaggagactgTCCCTTCATCAGAGAATAATCTATTTTCCCACCATAATTCTTACTGTGGATATGCAATACTTGTAACACAGTGCCAAGTCACAAAACAAGGCCAGGGCTCAGGATAGTGATGCAGGAACATGAAATGCTGAGTGGTGGCAATCACCTGGTTGTCATCTAGTGCAAGTAACTACCAAATTGTAAAACCacgctttttttttcttaaagctaTTTCCAGTTAAAACAGCTCAGTGACAGTGAGGCCTTTGCTTGGGGAGAAAGGAGTTAAAATGAGTGAAGTTCCTCCAGTGAACCTGCAAGCCAAATCAGGAGCCTCGAGGTGTGGTGCCCACCTGAACTACAGCGCAAAGGCAGCAGGTCTACTCAAGGACTTGCATGACTCCTCCCACAGGAGCATGAGGAAATCCAGCACTACCAAGGATTGCACCAAGGACAGAAGAGTAGTGTGTGCATTGGGGAGGGTCACTCCTCACCACAAATGTCAATAATCCAAGAGGGTTTTGTGTTGAGGCAAGACCTATCTCCTTAGAGGTTCCATTTAGCAGGTGTAGCCAAATGCAGCTGTCCTCAGCACCGCAAGCTGCAGGGACTGCAGTCACTACTGAAAGCAGCCACAAAAAGCAACAGCCTAGCCATAGAAAATTTAAAGGACAAGGAACCCAGAGGCACCTACCCAGCCTCCTCCTGTACCCACTTTCTTCAAGATTGTTGCTTTCCCTGTAtggaaatacagggaaaaagaGCTAGGATGTACCATATATATAATGGCCAAGTGGATGGAGGAGATAATGCTACCTCTTTCCTCCCTGCCCATCTTGGGAGGAGTCAGTATGTTCTCTTTAGGTTCAGTGGGATCAAAAATACTAAGTTTAAGTGAAGGTCTGATCTAAAAATGAAGGATTGTCCCAATTTGATTGAAGACTAGAGAGGTTTGTGCCCCCTCTGATCCCATTTGGTGCCTCTAGGTCATCAGTTTGTCCCATTCCACTGCTTTGATCATTCAGAACTGGACCCAGTTGGACTGCTGAGGAGCCTGATTGGgaacagcactgaaataaaaaaaggagaatgaaatgAGCAGATCCAGTAAGACTTCTTGACTTATGGTTCTTCCCACGCCCATCAGGACACTACCCTTCTTGTGTTCCATTCATCACAGTTTACCTGGATGCAGTGCTGAAGTCTCCCCAGAGGTCTGTAGTAGCTGATACTGGTGCCTTggatgcagctgcaggagcatctAAGTCTAAAAGAATATCTAAggcagaagagagagagaaaaaaatacatcaggCTTATCAAGAAAACCCCACAGGCATTTAAACTGTCACCTTAAACAAACTCCTGGATGCAGGGGCAGAAAATCTTTGAAGGGACTCCAGTTTTCCCTCCAGGAGTTAGACTTTCTGAGGGGTTTGTTTAACAGCTTGTCCTTTTGCTCAATGTGTACAGAACCTCCAGCTGACACTCCAAGGGTACGTTGTCTTCAGGAACTTATCAGTCTCCACTCAGCACACCACATGAcagatttttcactttatttataTGTCTCTCCCAGCAGACATAAGGCTCAGACTCAACCCAAGCTCAGCAGTCGTAACAGCTGCCAAACAGGCACCACCTTAACAGTACAAACCATGCACTGGGACCACATGAGCCTACTCAGAAGCTCGTGGTTTCTTCTCACTCAAACCTGTGGACAGCACTGCTGAAGTCTCTGCCTTCACAAAGGCATCATCAGCTCCCCAGACACCTCTGCATGGTCACACTTTTAGCACAGCATCCAGAAGATTGAAGCAACCTCTTtgttacagaatcacaggatgacttaagttggaagggaccttcaaagaTCATCTCATCTAATCCCACTGCcatgccatgagcagggacatcttgcACTAAATcaggtttctcaaagccccatccaaactggtcttgaacactttcagtgAAGGGgtacccacagcttctctggacaacctgttccagggtttcaccaccctcatggtAAATAACTTTGTCTttatatccaatctaaatttaccctctttcagtttaagcCTTTaccccttgccctgtcactacaggccctggtaaaaagtctttcttcatctttcttaCAAGCTCCCTTCATATAGTgaaaggtctccccagagccttgtcctctccaggctaaacaacctcaacactctcagcctttcttcaaaggagaggtgttccagcctTCTGACCATTCCCATGGCCCTCCTCTGAATTcccatggccctcctctggacccagtataacaggtccacatccttcttgCACTGGGGACACCGCAGCTgccaaagagagaaaaaccctTGGCACACACCATGTCTCagagggcactgctggcactcGGTTGAACACGGGCTCGCTGAAGCAGCACCTGCCAGTGTCTGAGAGACTGCAGGCTCAGGGCTAAGGTTTACCTGCACTGCTTGCATTACTGGATTTCTGCACAGGTGGTGGTGTGACGTGGTTGGCAATGGCTGTGGAAGAAGGGGGAGGTATAGGAGGGGCTGCTATTTTGCCTCCCGGTGGGGGTGGCAGCAGACTTAGGCCCCCTGATCCAGACACACGGGGCTTGGCTGCTCCTCCTTTCTTTGACATCATgttctgtattaaaaataaaaaagaagtatAAAGAAGAGTTTCCATTGGCATATCCACAGAAAGAAGCAGGGTAAACTGGTCTGCTTACCCCAATGTTTAGTTTGATGGTCTGCCCTTCCTTAAACCCTAAGTCTAATTTGGGACGTGTGTCAGCTTCCTGGGACTCCTTGGAGATTTCAGTCTCCTGCTTCACCCacctaaaaagaaaagaggaagacaTGAGACCCTGTGGCAAAAATGAACAGTGTTTTAGAAAAATGTGTGGTTTCTCTCTCCATCCCACCAAACCACCGTGCCTTGTCAAACCAGCTACCTCCCTACCCTGCTGTAGCACAGCACAAAGCTGGGAGCACCACAAACCCATGAGGCTGTTTAACACTGCTCCTGGAGCATCACAGGACCTAAGCTTAAGACTTACAGCAGAACCCTGCAGGGGCTCTCAGTTTGCATGACAGCTGGCAGCACACTCAAGTGTCCCTTGCCAGAGTAGAGCTTCAGGGCCACCACAAGGAAACCTCTGCTAAATGAGCATGCACCACCACCCACCATGTTCTACAGACGAGAGGAAAAACAGCAttccagaaaagcaaaactcaCTTGAAGTGATCCTGCAAAGAGACGTTGAAGTCAAAGGCATCACCCCGATCCGTGAAGCCAATGCCTATAAAAGCACTTCGTCCTAGCAAGGAGACAGGAGGAGTCACTCGAGGTACCCTGCAACTGGGCTACAAATCCTTCTGCTTGTCCGCTCTACCTCTCTCTGACACACCTGCAGCTGGAAGCCAGCAGCTCACAGCAGTTCATTGTCCCTAGCTTTCAGGATGCACCCTTCTCCACATGGGGCATGCTTGGAAACCAaatgctccttcccagcccagcccccagACTCTGTGCAATGCAGAGAACCTCCTCTGTTTACCTTGCCCTCACACCCCTCCACGCACACCACCTGGCCCTTTCAGCACTCCCAACACCATTTCCATCCTCCTGGCACACTCCCAGCTCCACCTGGATATCCTCCACCCATAGCACTTGGCAAATACATTGGCCCCCAACTCACCAGTCCCATCCTGAATTCGAATGACAAAGTAGCGGCTGGAATCTGCCACGGTCTCCACTGCAATGCCAGGGTATTGATCTATAGGAGCCTGGGCAAAAAGTTCTCCTGCAGACAAAGAATCACGTGTTAAGGAGAGCAACTGCTTGCCAAAGCGTGGCCAGGGCTGCCAtgcacagctctgggcaggcTTAGAAACACCGGCTCACGGGCAGCAATCACAGTCACAGCCTTGCCAAGGCACAGCCTTTCCCTTACCTGAAACTTTATCCTCCAGTTTTATGTAAGCAGTTTTGCCTTTGGAGGTGACACGAAGCCGCCCTGTCCAGTCTGGATGGTCCAGTTTCCAGTCAGATGCCCTGAAAAGAAGAGCAGCTGATCACTGACCGTAATCGGCCTCTCCAATTCTGCCCAGCCATCTCAGCAGAAGTCTCTGCTCCCAAACCCTCAACACCTTGAGTTGCCTCATTCCACTTCCAAAACAAGACATGGGGTCTCAGCTCCTCTCTTGTTGCTGCCAGTTGACACACGACTGTGACTGGCATCTCTGGGTAAAGGGAAAGAGACACAGCCCAGAGAACATCAATTCCTCACCTTTATAAGCTTGCAAAAGAGGGAAGACAGAAGCCCAGAAGCTCACTTGAACAGGAAATCCACAAGCAACTAATAAGTGACTTGTGAGCACCAGGAGGACCCCAAAAATTAGTTAGTAACACGCTGAAAAGCCACTCCATTATTCTACCCTATTGTTGTAAAAAACCACTGAGTACTTCTGAACCCAGAGGCAGCTGACTTACACCAGGTAAAACGCACACACAGACATTTTGACTGACCCATCCCACTCTTTGCCACAGAGtcttgtgaaggaaaaaaaagaaaaaaaaggaaagagagaaaaaacccaacctacagaatcacagaatattctgagttggaagggacccacaaggatcactgagttcaactcctggccctgcacagaacacccCATAAATGacatcatgtgcctgagagcattgtccaaacgcttcttgaactgTGGCAGGCTTGGTCCTGTAAAATCTACAGGATTTTACAACTGGAAACAAATATCCCCGGCCAGGTACAACATCCGCCTATAGTCTGTCAGGTTCAGGGAGTACACAAACCCCCTTCTCCGGCAGGCCTGTGGGCACAGCTTACACAGTCAcactctgctgcttttggctgACCAGAGAAGGCATTTCTAACTGCTGGTCCTGCAGGCTCTTCTTAAAAATCACCTCTAattcctcctgccttcctccccgCCACTGCGAGAGCTACCAAGCCAAATCCAACGCGCCGTTATATCACATCAGCGTCACATTCCAGGGAACCCAGCAAACCGGGAGCAGACGTCAGCTCTGCCTGGAAGAGCAGGTTGCGCCCTCACCTCCTGCCCCTGATTAacagggcagcccctgctcctccaCAGCACGCAGCGGAGGT from Corvus hawaiiensis isolate bCorHaw1 chromosome 2, bCorHaw1.pri.cur, whole genome shotgun sequence includes these protein-coding regions:
- the NECAP1 gene encoding adaptin ear-binding coat-associated protein 1 gives rise to the protein MAAAELEYESVLCVKPDVNVYRIPPRTSNRGYRASDWKLDHPDWTGRLRVTSKGKTAYIKLEDKVSGELFAQAPIDQYPGIAVETVADSSRYFVIRIQDGTGRSAFIGIGFTDRGDAFDFNVSLQDHFKWVKQETEISKESQEADTRPKLDLGFKEGQTIKLNIGNMMSKKGGAAKPRVSGSGGLSLLPPPPGGKIAAPPIPPPSSTAIANHVTPPPVQKSSNASSADILLDLDAPAAASKAPVSATTDLWGDFSTASSAVPNQAPQQSNWVQF